The proteins below are encoded in one region of Pelagibacterium flavum:
- a CDS encoding PAS domain S-box protein: protein MAVVMDDIESTTPSNSKATPPSETDDGLLSSDAVRSILPTLVEELNDGIAIAQRTMANTPLLYVNKSFERLTGYTRHEVIGKDCRYLQGSERDQPEIARIRAAIEAGEAMDATLRNYRKDGSAFWNSLSVRPARVGDKLLYVGILRDVSEIRQAHVALDRAATLDETTGCLNRQSFILAAETRLAKHAAAVLVLKLDAIGFHDLNTGHGFEVGDALLAETGRRLRDVGAALVARMGGNEFALAFELLDEASAAAIVTLVSATLAADFVVAGANVSLRFAIGYAIGQPTTSTISIIRNAGTALWAAKSDPLAGPRRFRDADYEEARRRVRMTRELKVAVPTTNSCIISSLRSTCRPVTGSVPKR from the coding sequence ATGGCTGTTGTCATGGATGATATCGAGAGCACGACACCATCAAACAGCAAAGCGACCCCGCCGTCCGAGACCGACGATGGCCTCCTCAGCTCCGACGCGGTCCGGTCAATTCTTCCCACCCTGGTCGAGGAGTTGAACGATGGGATCGCGATCGCCCAGCGTACCATGGCAAATACACCTCTGCTTTACGTGAACAAATCCTTCGAACGTCTGACCGGCTATACGCGTCATGAGGTCATTGGCAAGGACTGCCGTTATCTACAGGGCAGCGAACGTGACCAACCAGAGATCGCCCGCATTCGCGCCGCGATCGAGGCGGGTGAGGCCATGGACGCAACGCTGCGAAACTATCGCAAGGACGGGTCAGCGTTCTGGAACAGTCTCAGCGTCAGACCTGCCCGCGTCGGCGACAAACTGCTCTATGTCGGCATATTGCGCGATGTCTCGGAAATCCGGCAGGCGCATGTCGCCCTGGATCGCGCTGCCACCCTGGACGAGACTACGGGCTGCCTGAACCGACAGTCTTTCATCCTTGCTGCTGAAACGCGCCTTGCCAAACACGCCGCGGCGGTTCTGGTCTTGAAGCTGGATGCGATCGGCTTTCACGATCTCAACACCGGGCACGGATTCGAAGTCGGAGATGCGCTGCTTGCCGAAACGGGGCGACGACTAAGAGATGTAGGGGCCGCACTGGTGGCTCGGATGGGCGGGAATGAGTTTGCGCTGGCATTCGAACTCCTCGATGAAGCAAGTGCCGCCGCGATCGTGACTCTCGTTTCGGCTACCCTTGCTGCGGATTTCGTGGTGGCAGGTGCCAATGTCTCCCTGCGCTTCGCCATCGGCTATGCAATCGGCCAGCCCACGACAAGCACAATTTCTATTATTCGCAATGCCGGGACCGCCCTGTGGGCGGCAAAGTCCGACCCTCTGGCCGGTCCGCGCAGATTTCGCGACGCGGACTACGAGGAGGCCCGCCGACGTGTGCGCATGACGCGAGAGTTGAAGGTAGCAGTGCCAACGACGAATTCGTGTATCATTTCCAGCCTCAGGTCGACCTGCAGACCTGTGACTGGATCGGTGCCGAAGCGCTGA